A window of the Tripterygium wilfordii isolate XIE 37 chromosome 12, ASM1340144v1, whole genome shotgun sequence genome harbors these coding sequences:
- the LOC120010822 gene encoding uncharacterized protein LOC120010822: MDPCPFVRVTVENLALKIPVASKPASSVVHPSSSPCFCKIKLNHFPIQTAVVPYILPESIFPDGQHQALSAAFHLSKSDLDRLAAKSIFGGKPCLKISIYTGRRGTTCGVNSGRLLGRVTVPLDLAGTESKACVFHNGWISVGKNSKGSSALFHLNVKAEPDPRFVFQFDGEPECSPQIFQIQGNIRQPVFTCKFSFRSTGDRNQISRSLPTESSGSRGWLSSFGNERERPGKERKGWSITVHDLSGSPVAAASMVTPFVASPGSDRVSRSNPGSWLILRPGDGTWKPWGRLEAWRERGASDGLGYRFELIPDNNGGMGAAGILLSESTLSSHKGGKFVIDLGANTNSRAKPSSGTSPACSPRGSGDHGYGLWPYYMYRGFVMSARVEGEGKCSKSCVEVGVQHVNCTEDAAAFVALAAAIDLSMDACRLFSQRLRKELCQQNDVLR; this comes from the exons ATGGATCCATGTCCTTTCGTGCGCGTAACAGTAGAGAATTTGGCATTGAAAATACCTGTGGCTTCAAAGCCCGCTAGCTCTGTTGTTCACCCATCCTCGTCGCCTTGCTTCTGCAAGATCAAGCTTAATCACTTTCCAATTCAGACTGCTGTTGTTCCGTACATCTTGCCGGAGAGTATATTTCCTGACGGCCAGCACCAGGCATTGTCGGCTGCGTTTCACTTGAGCAAGTCTGATCTTGACCGGCTCGCTGCGAAATCTATTTTCGGTGGGAAACCGTGCTTGAAAATCTCAATCTACACCGGCAGGAGAGGGACGACCTGCGGTGTTAACTCTGGAAGATTACTAGGGAGGGTAACGGTGCCGTTGGATCTGGCGGGAACGGAATCTAAGGCTTGTGTGTTTCACAATGGTTGGATTTCTGTAGGAAAGAACTCCAAAGGATCCTCTGCTCTGTTTCACTTGAATGTGAAGGCGGAGCCCGACCCGAGATTCGTGTTCCAGTTCGACGGCGAGCCTGAGTGTAGTCCTCAAATATTCCAGATTCAGGGGAATATCAGGCAACCAGTTttcacttgcaagtttagcttcaGGAGCACCGGTGACCGGAACCAGATTTCAAG ATCGTTACCTACGGAGTCGAGCGGTTCAAGGGGATGGCTCAGCTCATTTGGAAACGAAAGAGAGCGACCTGGAAAGGAACGGAAAGGATGGTCTATAACGGTCCACGACCTCTCCGGCTCTCCAGTTGCAGCAGCTTCAATGGTCACTCCATTTGTGGCCTCTCCCGGCTCAGACCGGGTCAGTCGGTCCAACCCTGGGTCCTGGCTCATACTCCGACCCGGCGATGGGACTTGGAAGCCATGGGGTCGGCTTGAGGCGTGGCGCGAGCGTGGTGCCTCTGACGGACTCGGTTACCGATTCGAGCTAATCCCGGACAACAATGGAGGCATGGGTGCGGCCGGCATTCTACTATCGGAGTCCACACTTAGTTCCCACAAGGGAGGCAAGTTTGTCATCGACCTTGGCGCCAATACTAACAGCCGAGCCAAGCCGAGCAGCGGCACATCACCTGCGTGCAGCCCGAGAGGCAGCGGAGATCACGGTTACGGCTTGTGGCCATACTATATGTACAGAGGGTTTGTAATGTCGGCCAGGGTGGAAGGAGAAGGAAAGTGCAGTAAGTCCTGTGTGGAGGTGGGTGTCCAGCACGTGAACTGCACGGAGGATGCAGCTGCTTTCGTGGCTTTAGCTGCAGCCATTGATCTTAGCATGGATGCTTGCAGGCTTTTCTCTCAACGGCTGAGGAAAGAGCTGTGTCAGCAGAATGACGTGCTTCGCTGA
- the LOC120010824 gene encoding ergosterol biosynthetic protein 28-like isoform X2 has protein sequence MKLLGWWLMLVGSLRLASVWFGFFDIWALRLAVFSNTTMTDVHGRTFGVWTLLTCTLCFLCAFNLDNKPLYMATFLSFIYAFGHFLTEYLVYNTMALANLTTVGIFAGTSIVWMLLQWKVHQKVHSKHS, from the exons ATGAAGCTGTTGGGATGGTGGTTGATGTTGGTCGGTTCGCTCCGATTGGCCTCTGTTTGGTTCGGATTCTTCGACATTTGGGCTCTTAGGCTCGCCGTCTTCTCCAACACAACTA TGACTGACGTTCATGGGAGGACGTTTGGAGTTTGGACACTTCTGACTTGCActctttgctttctttgtgcaTTTAACCTCGATAACAAGCCCCTCTATATGGCAACCTTTTTATCCTTCATCTATGCCTTTGGACATTTCTTAACTGAATACCTAGTATACAACACAATGGCTTTGGCAAATCTGACTACCGTCGGCATCTTTGCGG GCACATCTATAGTTTGGATGCTGTTGCAGTGGAAGGTGCACCAAAAAGTCCATTCTAAGCATTCTTGA
- the LOC120010883 gene encoding 50S ribosomal protein 6, chloroplastic-like, with the protein MSISSSIFTSLIFLPPKPSLSSFSGIIAKTIQTTRGGNGFGLLIEGSWRPQKKATAHHMKTRPRKSQPWDIRRKPAVYPPLPSLPSEWTLVSSGGGDDGGAGSDVAGESAGSSISIVQASL; encoded by the coding sequence ATGTCCATCTCTTCCTCTATATTCACTTCTCTAATTTTCTTACCTCCCAAACCATCTCTGTCTTCTTTCTCTGGTATCATCGCCAAGACAATCCAAACGACTAGAGGTGGGAATGGTTTCGGCTTGCTGATAGAGGGATCGTGGAGACCGCAGAAGAAGGCAACTGCACATCACATGAAGACAAGGCCGCGGAAGAGTCAACCATGGGATATAAGACGCAAACCCGCTGTGTATCCTCCTCTTCCCTCTCTTCCTTCTGAGTGGACTCTCGTTTCTtctggtggtggtgatgatggcGGTGCTGGTTCTGATGTTGCTGGTGAGAGTGCTGGGTCTTCAATTTCTATTGTACAGGCCTCACTTTGA
- the LOC120010824 gene encoding ergosterol biosynthetic protein 28-like isoform X1 yields the protein MKLLGWWLMLVGSLRLASVWFGFFDIWALRLAVFSNTTMTDVHGRTFGVWTLLTCTLCFLCAFNLDNKPLYMATFLSFIYAFGHFLTEYLVYNTMALANLTTVGIFAGFCFELIVKASATTWLLCKPELQYED from the exons ATGAAGCTGTTGGGATGGTGGTTGATGTTGGTCGGTTCGCTCCGATTGGCCTCTGTTTGGTTCGGATTCTTCGACATTTGGGCTCTTAGGCTCGCCGTCTTCTCCAACACAACTA TGACTGACGTTCATGGGAGGACGTTTGGAGTTTGGACACTTCTGACTTGCActctttgctttctttgtgcaTTTAACCTCGATAACAAGCCCCTCTATATGGCAACCTTTTTATCCTTCATCTATGCCTTTGGACATTTCTTAACTGAATACCTAGTATACAACACAATGGCTTTGGCAAATCTGACTACCGTCGGCATCTTTGCGG GTTTCTGCTTTGAGTTAATTGTTAAGGCCTCTGCAACCACCTGGCTCTTGTGCAAACCAGAGTTGCAATATGAAGATTAA